A section of the Pectinophora gossypiella chromosome 11, ilPecGoss1.1, whole genome shotgun sequence genome encodes:
- the LOC126370621 gene encoding tumor necrosis factor, alpha-induced protein 8-like protein 2 A: MVSTSMEGGAWCARDISLRAQKKFLSRVGGAASARALVLDEHAAKLLDQFLTVLRERVEKREAEKLVKHVIKAAVKLGVLRRHNQLSAADERALAAFRAKFHTVLMAVVSFCEVDFSYDRGFLQDALRDSHQSLKSVVERHLSDKSVSRLAGVFNLVSRGDLLDSLFAGQVDDDVLKLTRMLRKELDRGLL; this comes from the exons CGATGGAAGGCGGCGCGTGGTGCGCCCGCGACATCTCGCTGCGCGCGCAGAAGAAGTTCCTGTCGCGCGTCGGCGGCGCCGCCAGCGCACGCGCACTCGTGCTCGATGAACATGCCGCCAAGCTGCTCGATCAG TTCCTGACCGTCCTGCGCGAGCGTGTGGAGAAGCGTGAGGCGGAGAAGCTGGTGAAGCATGTGATCAAGGCTGCAGTCAAGCTGGGCGTGCTGCGGCGCCACAACCAGCTGTCGGCGGCTGACGAGCGTGCGCTGGCCGCCTTCAGGGCCAAGTTCCAT ACGGTGCTGATGGCCGTGGTGTCGTTCTGCGAGGTGGACTTCTCTTATGACCGCGGGTTTCTACAAGATGCCCTGCGCGACTCCCACCAGTCTCTCAA GTCGGTAGTGGAGCGTCACCTCTCAGACAAGTCAGTGTCCCGGCTCGCGGGAGTCTTCAACCTGGTGTCGCGAGGAGACCTGCTGGACTCGTTGTTCGCCGGCCAGGTAGACGATGACGTTCTCAAACTAACCAGGATGCTCCGGAAAGAACTGGATAGAGGCCTCCTATAA